Proteins found in one Rhodothermaceae bacterium genomic segment:
- a CDS encoding ImmA/IrrE family metallo-endopeptidase: MPLVNPDIMVWARKTAGLTIEEAATKIQLERHKLEKIERGEDIPTPSMLRRMAEKYRRPPVTFYLEDIPRKSNYGTDFRGRAKEYTPKEEAHVSALLRYAQSSQQLIRATLELEEEAIILPFVGFLRQKWNLPKEAGSVKQRLLDMSTSQYKESVSDALGGLDLVLGDECTRDIYHAQPNKAKSFKLLRASCERSGIFVILKNDLGSYHTKMSSNLFRAFVVADEIAPLMVINSGDSEAAKSFSLLHEIVHLLLEQTGISDLELSNPIEKFCNQVAGQWLLPSESLKAVWTGDQSRLPELAGMISQLCEQWNLSHMMVATRLHQEGLILQEVYSQLMEVYKFEWERSRQHNQKKSTGKQDGGPGYFTTQRSRLGEGMLHFADRMIQSGGLTVSKAAIILGVKPWNVSKLLNPK; this comes from the coding sequence ATGCCACTCGTAAATCCAGACATTATGGTTTGGGCGCGCAAAACTGCAGGGCTCACGATCGAGGAGGCAGCCACCAAAATTCAATTAGAAAGACACAAACTGGAGAAGATTGAGCGGGGTGAGGATATTCCTACTCCGTCAATGCTTCGGAGAATGGCGGAGAAATATAGACGGCCACCGGTAACATTTTATCTGGAAGATATTCCGCGAAAATCAAATTATGGGACGGATTTTCGGGGGCGAGCCAAAGAGTATACGCCTAAGGAAGAAGCTCATGTATCGGCTCTTCTTCGCTATGCCCAGTCAAGTCAGCAACTAATTAGAGCCACGTTAGAGTTAGAGGAAGAAGCCATAATTCTACCATTTGTGGGATTCTTGAGGCAAAAGTGGAATTTACCTAAGGAAGCCGGATCTGTAAAGCAAAGGCTTCTGGACATGTCCACAAGCCAATACAAAGAGTCGGTCAGTGACGCATTAGGCGGATTAGATTTGGTACTTGGAGATGAGTGTACGCGGGATATATACCATGCGCAACCGAATAAAGCTAAATCCTTCAAGTTGCTTCGGGCCTCATGTGAGCGTTCTGGAATCTTTGTGATTCTAAAGAATGATCTAGGGAGCTATCACACCAAGATGTCGTCCAATTTGTTTAGAGCATTTGTGGTTGCAGACGAGATTGCTCCATTGATGGTAATCAATAGTGGGGATTCCGAGGCTGCTAAGTCATTTTCTTTGTTGCACGAAATCGTCCACTTGCTCCTAGAGCAAACGGGGATTAGTGATCTTGAGTTATCAAACCCCATTGAGAAATTCTGTAATCAGGTAGCTGGGCAATGGCTGCTGCCATCGGAGTCATTAAAGGCAGTGTGGACGGGCGACCAATCTCGCCTGCCTGAACTTGCGGGAATGATATCTCAGTTGTGCGAGCAATGGAATCTGAGCCATATGATGGTTGCGACGAGACTCCATCAAGAAGGATTGATTTTGCAAGAGGTATACTCACAACTCATGGAGGTATACAAATTTGAATGGGAACGGTCCCGGCAGCATAATCAGAAAAAGTCAACGGGTAAACAGGATGGAGGACCTGGATATTTCACAACCCAGCGTAGCAGATTGGGGGAGGGAATGCTTCACTTTGCTGACAGAATGATACAATCGGGTGGTCTGACGGTCTCCAAGGCGGCGATAATTCTGGGCGTAAAGCCATGGAATGTGTCCAAGTTGCTGAATCCCAAATAA
- a CDS encoding ATP-binding protein, giving the protein MSTSRSSRPKQLSATFDRGPAKYFHGRDDVFGKFDELAEDSKKINGGSTFIIQGPPGVGKTALLYECEKRAEKDGWHIAKIKSGALWNKEKMFRALDFWNLPQLKELSLEISLPQLVKDGISISKPVREETSHGLVEKRKKPLLLILDEAQHLASASDHPVERFEDARDLLDTIHNGGMGKPVILLAAGLGGTEAAFDKLGISRMSKRCFVALKPLEKDSEHAVIRDFLVKDGGVKGDPSEWIEAIASKTYGWPEHIISYGDAAAKLLRENNGNMTPEILNRVFEVGAASREDYYQRRARGLLKKHRVCLAEIIKGVPVGSPVDIDFVELSLRENFGRDKAEDLVKLIQRKGILDERDGEHFIPIPSMHTWLVENYTIESVQNV; this is encoded by the coding sequence ATGTCCACATCCCGATCGTCCAGGCCTAAACAACTCTCGGCAACATTTGACCGTGGACCCGCAAAGTATTTCCATGGACGGGACGACGTTTTCGGGAAATTTGATGAGCTTGCCGAAGATTCAAAAAAAATAAATGGTGGGTCAACCTTCATTATTCAGGGTCCCCCAGGGGTTGGAAAAACGGCACTCCTTTACGAGTGTGAAAAGCGGGCAGAAAAGGATGGATGGCATATTGCAAAGATCAAATCTGGCGCTCTCTGGAACAAAGAAAAAATGTTTCGAGCTCTTGATTTCTGGAACCTCCCACAGTTAAAGGAACTGTCGTTAGAAATTTCTTTACCACAGTTGGTTAAGGATGGCATATCTATTTCTAAGCCTGTCCGAGAAGAGACCAGTCATGGTCTAGTCGAGAAACGAAAAAAACCATTGCTCCTCATTCTGGATGAAGCACAACACTTGGCCAGTGCGAGCGATCATCCAGTAGAGCGTTTTGAAGACGCGCGTGATTTGCTTGATACCATCCACAATGGTGGGATGGGAAAACCTGTTATACTATTAGCAGCAGGCTTGGGTGGTACGGAGGCCGCCTTTGACAAGTTGGGAATTTCGCGGATGTCAAAGAGATGCTTCGTAGCACTTAAACCATTGGAAAAAGACTCCGAGCATGCTGTTATTCGAGATTTCCTCGTCAAGGATGGCGGGGTGAAGGGTGATCCCTCTGAGTGGATTGAAGCCATTGCAAGCAAGACATACGGATGGCCTGAACATATTATTTCGTATGGGGATGCTGCAGCAAAACTGTTGCGCGAGAATAACGGAAACATGACTCCTGAGATTTTGAATCGGGTATTTGAAGTGGGGGCTGCATCTCGTGAGGATTATTATCAACGCAGAGCAAGGGGACTACTCAAAAAACACCGCGTTTGCTTGGCAGAAATAATTAAGGGGGTCCCTGTTGGATCTCCCGTTGACATTGATTTTGTAGAATTGTCTCTGCGAGAAAATTTTGGTAGGGATAAGGCAGAAGATTTAGTGAAACTTATCCAACGGAAGGGCATTTTGGATGAGCGGGATGGGGAGCATTTCATCCCTATCCCGTCTATGCACACCTGGCTTGTGGAAAACTACACGATTGAGAGTGTGCAGAATGTCTAG
- a CDS encoding DUF4411 family protein: MLYLIDASSLITVFYSFYSPNMVPEYWSWLEFQARKGVCQLFPLSRNLL, from the coding sequence ATGCTGTATCTTATTGATGCTAGTTCCTTGATCACCGTTTTCTATTCCTTTTATTCCCCCAACATGGTTCCGGAATATTGGTCATGGTTAGAGTTCCAAGCTAGAAAGGGTGTTTGTCAGCTATTCCCACTAAGCCGAAACCTTCTCTGA
- a CDS encoding dienelactone hydrolase family protein → MTKDSLPIEVFDLFDRYVHSQISRREFLDKASKYAVGTMTAAAMLDFLSPKYSTAQQVRRGDPRLIEKYVTYPSPEGAGTMRALLCIPEDLNTTLPGVVVVHENRGLNPHIEDVCRRVALAGFIGLAPDALTPLGGYPGTDDEGRELQRQRERGEMLEDFIAGYQYLKEHAQCTGRVGVVGFCFGGWISNMMAVHIPQLGAAVPFYGGQPDTDLVPQIQAPLLLHFAEQDRRVNAGWPAYEAALKEHAKKYTSYIYEGLQHGFHNDTTPRFDPEGAKLAWERTVAFFDEHLPDQD, encoded by the coding sequence ATGACCAAAGATAGTCTCCCGATTGAAGTATTCGACCTGTTTGACCGCTATGTTCACAGTCAAATTTCCCGTCGGGAATTTTTAGACAAGGCATCCAAGTATGCCGTCGGCACCATGACTGCCGCGGCGATGCTTGACTTTCTATCCCCAAAATATTCTACCGCTCAACAGGTCCGGCGCGGAGATCCTCGTTTAATCGAAAAATATGTAACCTACCCGAGCCCTGAAGGCGCAGGTACGATGCGTGCACTGCTCTGCATCCCGGAAGATCTCAATACAACCCTGCCCGGGGTAGTGGTTGTGCATGAGAATCGTGGGCTGAATCCCCACATTGAAGATGTATGCAGACGAGTTGCCTTGGCTGGATTCATTGGCTTGGCCCCGGATGCACTCACTCCACTTGGAGGATACCCCGGCACAGATGACGAGGGGCGTGAATTGCAGCGTCAGAGAGAGCGCGGAGAAATGCTTGAAGACTTCATCGCCGGGTACCAATACCTAAAGGAACATGCTCAATGCACCGGACGCGTCGGAGTCGTTGGATTCTGTTTTGGCGGGTGGATTTCCAATATGATGGCTGTACATATTCCTCAGCTCGGTGCTGCCGTTCCGTTTTATGGTGGACAACCTGACACAGACCTGGTTCCGCAAATCCAGGCACCACTGCTGCTCCACTTCGCCGAGCAGGACAGACGTGTCAATGCTGGCTGGCCAGCATACGAGGCTGCCCTGAAAGAGCATGCTAAAAAGTACACTTCCTATATCTACGAAGGACTGCAGCATGGATTTCACAATGACACCACACCCCGATTTGATCCAGAAGGGGCGAAGCTCGCTTGGGAGCGAACCGTTGCGTTCTTCGATGAACATCTTCCAGACCAAGACTAA
- a CDS encoding DUF4411 family protein, which yields MARKNKEDLIFRQDEQIEFVRRVITEGYGGILTGVDLNRIGGDPFLIASALEDPKYRTVVTEEVSKPNAQGVNRKIPDICKDLQVECINILKFSKTLNFNTNWREEIPELELMRYSGPDSPTTSLFNDPSSDN from the coding sequence ATGGCTCGCAAAAATAAGGAAGACCTCATTTTTCGTCAAGATGAGCAGATTGAATTTGTCAGACGGGTGATCACAGAAGGATATGGAGGAATCTTAACAGGTGTAGATTTGAATCGGATAGGTGGAGACCCTTTTCTGATCGCGTCAGCACTGGAAGATCCAAAGTACCGTACTGTGGTCACTGAAGAAGTGTCCAAACCCAATGCGCAAGGGGTAAACCGCAAGATACCAGATATTTGTAAAGATCTGCAGGTCGAATGTATTAACATTCTTAAATTCAGCAAGACTCTAAACTTTAATACAAACTGGAGGGAAGAAATCCCTGAGTTAGAGTTGATGCGTTATTCAGGACCAGATTCTCCCACTACCTCACTTTTCAATGATCCAAGTTCGGATAATTGA